A DNA window from Streptomyces canus contains the following coding sequences:
- a CDS encoding amylo-alpha-1,6-glucosidase, translated as MTADRPGPAFSVHDIPFSTYGSWFGISPVVAEKTYAEDLHLVSHQNGMHAVLSLVPLDPVTGERAETRVEATPGLLSWTGAAGRIDLSYESPDTVRLRGAGAPLRISAAARTLTPFSGTYFYREPAADAYVFTSYETGRRYRVSVLSGTVADVFGSQALGSADRGVTVADADGGWEIAVEELDTARSPYVSTAAFGKVVEAARNSFADFVDTVAPWRSAATPAAELAAYVLWSATVRPAGLVTRPGVLMSKHWMDKVWSWDHCFNALALAPGCPELARDQFQLPFDHQDETGALPDSVTHSEVLHNFVKPPIHGWAFGHLRRLLPTPPDHAELTSTYDRLERWTEFWLTARRAPGAALPHYQHGNDSGWDNATTFDPERVVVTADLAAFLTLQLRELADLAAHLERPDDARRWTRAAEETQQAMLDQLWTGDRFVARGVDSGDTWGTSSLLDLMPIVLGEHLPPEIGEVLAGRIEAHLTPYGLATELPASPHYLADGYWRGPIWAPATVLVEDGLRRGGHHRLADEISARFRVLCEEHGFAENFDALTGTGLRDRAYTWTAAAYLLLAEAHAQRQGR; from the coding sequence ATGACCGCCGACCGCCCCGGCCCGGCCTTCTCCGTCCACGACATCCCGTTCAGCACCTACGGATCCTGGTTCGGCATCTCGCCCGTGGTGGCGGAGAAGACGTACGCCGAGGACCTCCACCTCGTCTCCCACCAGAACGGCATGCACGCCGTCCTGAGCCTCGTGCCGCTCGACCCCGTGACCGGCGAGCGGGCCGAGACCCGCGTCGAGGCGACACCGGGCCTGCTCAGCTGGACGGGCGCGGCCGGACGCATCGACCTCAGCTACGAGTCACCCGACACCGTACGACTGCGCGGTGCGGGCGCGCCGCTGCGGATCTCGGCGGCGGCCCGGACGCTGACCCCGTTCAGCGGCACGTACTTCTACCGCGAACCGGCCGCCGACGCCTACGTGTTCACGTCGTACGAGACCGGACGGCGGTACCGCGTGTCGGTACTCTCCGGCACGGTGGCCGACGTCTTCGGCAGCCAGGCCCTGGGCAGCGCCGACCGCGGTGTCACCGTCGCCGACGCGGACGGCGGATGGGAGATCGCGGTCGAGGAACTCGACACCGCCCGCTCTCCCTACGTGTCGACGGCGGCCTTCGGCAAGGTCGTCGAGGCCGCGCGGAACTCCTTCGCGGACTTCGTCGACACCGTGGCCCCCTGGCGTTCGGCCGCCACCCCGGCCGCCGAACTCGCCGCCTACGTCCTGTGGTCGGCGACCGTACGCCCGGCCGGTCTGGTCACCCGACCCGGAGTCCTGATGTCCAAGCACTGGATGGACAAGGTGTGGAGCTGGGACCACTGCTTCAACGCCCTTGCCCTGGCCCCCGGTTGCCCCGAACTGGCCCGGGACCAGTTCCAGCTGCCCTTCGACCACCAGGACGAGACCGGGGCGCTGCCCGACTCGGTCACCCACTCCGAGGTGCTCCACAACTTCGTCAAACCGCCCATCCACGGCTGGGCGTTCGGCCATCTGCGGCGACTTCTGCCCACGCCTCCCGACCACGCGGAACTGACCAGTACGTACGACCGGCTGGAACGCTGGACGGAGTTCTGGCTCACCGCCCGCCGTGCCCCCGGCGCGGCCCTGCCGCACTACCAGCACGGCAACGACAGCGGCTGGGACAACGCCACCACCTTCGATCCCGAACGCGTGGTCGTCACCGCGGACCTGGCCGCCTTCCTCACCCTCCAGCTGCGTGAACTCGCCGACCTGGCAGCACATTTGGAGAGACCGGACGATGCCCGGCGGTGGACGCGGGCCGCCGAGGAGACGCAGCAGGCGATGCTCGACCAGCTCTGGACGGGCGACCGGTTCGTCGCCCGGGGCGTCGACAGCGGCGACACCTGGGGCACCTCCAGCCTGCTCGATCTGATGCCCATCGTGCTGGGCGAGCATCTGCCGCCCGAGATCGGCGAGGTGCTGGCCGGCCGTATCGAGGCCCATCTGACCCCGTACGGCCTGGCCACCGAGCTGCCGGCCTCGCCGCACTACCTCGCCGACGGCTACTGGCGCGGCCCGATCTGGGCCCCCGCCACGGTCCTCGTCGAGGACGGCCTGCGGCGCGGTGGCCACCACCGGCTGGCGGACGAGATCAGCGCCCGCTTCCGCGTCCTGTGCGAGGAGCACGGCTTCGCGGAGAACTTCGACGCCCTGACCGGCACGGGCCTGCGCGACCGCGCCTACACGTGGACGGCCGCCGCCTACCTCCTCCTCGCCGAAGCACACGCGCAGCGACAGGGCCGGTGA
- a CDS encoding LamG-like jellyroll fold domain-containing protein, translated as MALALGAGLLAAPAVSAHAAEAPGPAARYTFDQDDLASGNITDSSGNGLTASLVNGSTAQSVAGTDGGKALALPGGAPTSDGAYVRLPREVVGDATDLTVSARVKWSGDKSSWQRIFDLGTDTTKYLFSTPYNGSGLFQTSVTTGGGGAETQVRGYAALPADAWRTVTVTLDTSAGRLTTYLDGVAVSSAATAIKAKDLLSGSATAAGYIGKSLYPDPLLKGAVDDFTVWHSALTAEQVAGLVGAVPTLQELSKTSFDVRTTDGTAPALPAAVRAGFSDGYDRDTPVTWDAVPPEKYAEPGTFTVAGTAAGRAVRANVTVVREGQLAVDLGSDTGAFHGGASGTLYGVYGPDVPTNNLIEGMGLRTVSTKAQDGPQHPGADALDVVKPLADSTDGDVYIYMTDIHRGFPYEWPGDTPAEKLRLYEEKIAKQVDQVLQLPKQYQDNIVFVPFNEPEGNMFGTGQWSYNKVSWLSDPDDYFAAWDSAYKLIKTKMPDARIAGPNTSILYDQVKGFLTHALAAGTLPDVITWHELSHPEAVRASVAKYRVWEKELFKGTDREGTRLPVNINEYAFNYHTSVPGQMIQWVSAIEESKVDADIAYWNIDGNLSDSAVQSNRGNGQWWLLHSYASMSGHTVAVTPPFPGENYTMQGVATVDQKKKQARLLFGGSTGKGHITFSNVPKKLFGDRVHAWVREIEWSGQVGDSSGPKLLTETNLKVADDGTVTVDFGDGALPKLKESSAYEIVLSPAGKAANTQSPPVRWQGSYEAEDAAHTGSGYSKNGPEGSTSDVSKFYTSGGYDVGGLRTGSDVTLDFTVDVPEDGTYDLSVFANSLNTFDKVKEQGPTNVFLRVDGQAGSEQQLYLPLGYKWVVWDHTDTKVKLTKGKHTLTLAAKSLDGKRATKGDAIVDRLTLALPGASAGTQVHEGELAWLSGGAQPVYTLPERAATGSGAARLAKGQTATFWVYSPADREATLEVDTLDGAGARLSVNGHDVRRLAKGRSSVAVSLSGGVNKVTLTGGSSATLVDRLTVTPTEGALKARTYEAQDAVLAGSATLTPLPLATDGTAITGIGGEPGNGNTATFTVAADPAGLYALRVRYSNPEQSEATHYNPDPLARHADITVNGGETRRVGFPHSFHQDNFWELTVPVTLKKGQNTIAFRSEELPNFDGTTYASDTFPGVLLRSRYAPLIDRITVAPYSRER; from the coding sequence ATGGCGCTGGCCCTCGGCGCGGGCCTGCTGGCCGCGCCCGCCGTCTCCGCGCACGCGGCCGAGGCGCCCGGGCCCGCCGCCCGCTACACCTTCGACCAGGACGACCTCGCCTCCGGAAACATCACCGACAGTTCCGGCAACGGCCTGACGGCGAGCCTGGTGAACGGCTCGACGGCCCAGTCCGTGGCGGGCACGGACGGCGGCAAGGCGCTGGCCCTGCCCGGCGGGGCCCCCACCTCCGACGGCGCCTACGTCCGTCTGCCCCGCGAAGTGGTCGGCGACGCCACCGACTTGACGGTCTCCGCCCGGGTGAAGTGGAGCGGCGACAAGTCGTCCTGGCAGCGGATCTTCGACCTGGGCACCGACACCACCAAGTACCTCTTCAGCACGCCGTACAACGGCAGCGGGCTGTTCCAGACCTCCGTGACCACCGGCGGAGGCGGCGCGGAGACCCAGGTCCGCGGCTACGCGGCGCTGCCCGCGGACGCGTGGCGGACGGTCACCGTCACCCTCGACACCAGCGCCGGCCGGCTCACCACCTACCTCGACGGGGTGGCGGTCTCCTCCGCCGCGACCGCCATCAAGGCCAAGGACCTGCTGAGCGGTTCGGCGACCGCCGCCGGCTACATAGGCAAGTCCCTCTACCCGGACCCGCTGCTCAAGGGCGCCGTCGACGACTTCACCGTGTGGCACTCGGCGCTCACCGCCGAGCAGGTGGCCGGCCTGGTCGGCGCCGTACCGACCCTCCAGGAGCTCTCGAAGACGTCCTTCGACGTCCGTACGACCGACGGGACCGCCCCGGCCCTCCCGGCGGCCGTCCGCGCCGGCTTCTCCGACGGTTACGACCGCGACACTCCTGTCACCTGGGACGCCGTACCGCCCGAGAAGTACGCCGAGCCCGGGACCTTCACCGTGGCCGGAACGGCGGCGGGACGCGCGGTGCGGGCGAACGTCACCGTGGTCCGCGAGGGGCAGCTCGCCGTCGACCTCGGCTCGGACACCGGCGCCTTCCACGGCGGCGCCTCCGGCACCCTCTACGGCGTGTACGGACCGGACGTCCCCACCAACAACCTCATCGAGGGCATGGGCCTGCGCACGGTCTCCACCAAGGCGCAGGACGGTCCGCAGCACCCCGGCGCCGACGCGCTGGACGTGGTCAAGCCGCTCGCCGACTCCACCGACGGCGACGTGTACATCTACATGACCGACATCCACCGCGGCTTCCCGTACGAGTGGCCGGGCGACACCCCAGCGGAGAAGCTCAGGCTCTACGAGGAGAAGATCGCCAAGCAGGTCGACCAGGTGCTCCAGCTGCCGAAGCAGTACCAGGACAACATCGTCTTCGTGCCGTTCAACGAGCCCGAGGGCAACATGTTCGGCACCGGCCAGTGGAGCTACAACAAGGTCAGCTGGCTGAGCGACCCCGACGACTACTTCGCCGCCTGGGACTCCGCGTACAAGCTCATCAAGACCAAGATGCCGGACGCCCGTATCGCCGGTCCCAACACCAGCATCCTCTATGACCAGGTGAAGGGATTCCTCACCCATGCCCTGGCCGCAGGCACCCTCCCGGACGTCATCACCTGGCACGAGCTGAGCCACCCGGAGGCGGTGCGCGCGAGCGTCGCCAAGTACCGGGTGTGGGAGAAGGAGTTGTTCAAGGGCACCGACCGCGAGGGCACCCGACTCCCCGTCAACATCAACGAGTACGCCTTCAACTACCACACCTCCGTCCCCGGCCAGATGATCCAGTGGGTCTCCGCGATCGAGGAGTCCAAGGTGGACGCCGACATCGCGTACTGGAACATCGACGGCAACCTCTCCGACTCCGCGGTGCAGTCCAACCGCGGCAACGGCCAGTGGTGGCTGCTCCATTCCTATGCCTCGATGAGCGGGCACACGGTGGCGGTGACCCCGCCGTTCCCCGGCGAGAACTACACCATGCAGGGCGTGGCCACGGTGGACCAGAAGAAGAAGCAGGCCCGGCTGCTCTTCGGCGGCTCCACGGGCAAGGGCCACATCACCTTCTCGAACGTCCCGAAGAAGCTCTTCGGTGACCGTGTGCACGCCTGGGTGCGGGAGATCGAGTGGAGCGGGCAGGTGGGCGACTCCTCCGGCCCGAAGCTGCTCACGGAGACGAACCTGAAGGTCGCGGACGACGGCACGGTCACCGTCGACTTCGGTGACGGCGCGCTGCCGAAGCTGAAGGAGTCCTCGGCGTACGAGATCGTCCTCAGCCCGGCCGGGAAGGCGGCGAACACCCAGTCCCCGCCGGTGCGTTGGCAGGGCTCGTACGAGGCGGAGGACGCGGCCCACACCGGGTCCGGCTACTCGAAGAACGGCCCGGAGGGTTCCACCTCCGACGTGTCGAAGTTCTACACCTCCGGCGGCTACGACGTGGGCGGTCTGCGCACCGGCTCGGATGTCACGCTCGACTTCACGGTGGACGTGCCCGAGGACGGCACCTACGACCTGAGCGTCTTCGCCAACTCCCTCAACACCTTCGACAAGGTGAAGGAGCAGGGGCCCACCAATGTCTTCCTGCGCGTGGACGGCCAGGCCGGCAGCGAGCAGCAGCTGTATCTGCCGCTCGGCTACAAGTGGGTGGTGTGGGACCACACCGACACCAAGGTGAAGCTCACCAAGGGCAAGCACACCCTGACGCTCGCGGCGAAGAGCCTGGACGGCAAGCGGGCGACGAAGGGTGACGCCATCGTCGACCGCCTCACCCTCGCCCTTCCCGGGGCCTCGGCCGGCACCCAGGTCCACGAGGGCGAACTGGCCTGGCTGAGCGGCGGGGCACAGCCCGTCTACACCCTGCCCGAGCGGGCGGCCACCGGCTCGGGCGCGGCCCGGCTCGCCAAGGGCCAGACCGCCACGTTCTGGGTGTACTCCCCCGCCGACCGTGAGGCCACGCTCGAGGTCGACACCCTCGACGGCGCCGGCGCACGGCTCTCCGTCAACGGACACGACGTCCGGCGCCTGGCCAAGGGCAGGAGCAGCGTCGCGGTCTCCCTCTCCGGCGGTGTCAACAAGGTGACGCTGACGGGCGGTTCGTCGGCCACGCTCGTCGACCGTCTGACGGTCACACCGACCGAGGGCGCGCTGAAAGCCCGTACGTACGAGGCCCAGGACGCGGTGCTCGCGGGCTCGGCCACCCTCACCCCGCTGCCCCTGGCCACCGACGGCACGGCGATCACCGGCATCGGCGGCGAGCCGGGCAACGGCAACACCGCGACGTTCACCGTCGCCGCGGACCCGGCCGGTCTGTACGCGCTGCGCGTCCGCTACTCCAACCCGGAGCAGTCCGAGGCCACCCACTACAACCCGGACCCGCTGGCCCGCCACGCCGACATCACCGTCAACGGCGGGGAGACGCGGCGCGTCGGCTTCCCGCACAGCTTCCACCAGGACAACTTCTGGGAGCTGACCGTCCCCGTCACCCTGAAGAAGGGACAGAACACGATCGCCTTCCGCTCCGAGGAACTGCCGAACTTCGACGGTACGACCTACGCCTCGGACACCTTCCCCGGGGTGCTGCTCCGATCCCGGTACGCGCCGCTGATCGACCGCATCACCGTGGCGCCGTACTCGCGGGAGAGGTGA
- a CDS encoding carbohydrate ABC transporter permease: MRTRLKTALGLLLTAIMLFPVYWMLNVSLTRDQDMRKSPPDLFPAHATLAGYRAVLDQQLPYLGTSLVIGLGTVALTVALAAPAGYALAKLRPRGGGIMSFVLLAAQMIPGIIMAMGFYAIYLQLGLLQTVPGLIVADSTLAVPFAVLIFTAFMSGIPGELLQAAKTDGAGPLRTFWSIVLPMSRNAVVTVSLFAFLWSWSDFIFASTLVNGGAHEPITLGIYHYIGNNNQQWNAIMATAVVASLPAAVILVLAQRYVAAGVTAGAVKD, translated from the coding sequence ATGAGAACACGCCTGAAGACCGCCCTCGGCCTGCTGCTGACCGCGATCATGCTCTTCCCGGTGTACTGGATGCTCAACGTGTCCCTCACCCGCGACCAGGACATGCGCAAGAGCCCACCGGACCTGTTCCCCGCCCACGCCACCCTGGCCGGCTACCGGGCCGTCCTCGACCAGCAGTTGCCCTACCTCGGCACCAGCCTCGTCATCGGCCTGGGCACCGTCGCCCTGACCGTGGCGCTGGCCGCCCCCGCCGGCTACGCGCTGGCCAAACTCCGCCCGCGCGGCGGCGGAATCATGAGCTTCGTCCTGCTGGCCGCCCAGATGATCCCCGGCATCATCATGGCGATGGGCTTCTACGCCATCTACCTCCAACTCGGCCTGCTCCAGACCGTCCCCGGCCTCATCGTCGCCGACTCCACCCTGGCCGTCCCCTTCGCCGTCCTCATCTTCACCGCGTTCATGTCCGGCATCCCCGGCGAACTCCTCCAGGCCGCGAAAACGGACGGCGCGGGGCCCCTGCGCACCTTCTGGTCCATCGTCCTGCCGATGAGCCGCAACGCCGTCGTCACGGTGTCCCTGTTCGCCTTCCTGTGGTCCTGGTCCGACTTCATCTTCGCCAGCACCCTGGTCAACGGCGGCGCCCACGAGCCGATCACCCTCGGCATCTACCACTACATCGGCAACAACAACCAGCAGTGGAACGCCATCATGGCCACCGCCGTCGTCGCCTCCCTGCCCGCCGCGGTCATCCTCGTCCTCGCCCAGCGCTACGTCGCCGCAGGCGTGACCGCGGGTGCCGTCAAGGACTGA
- a CDS encoding sugar ABC transporter substrate-binding protein, whose product MNSFARRRRPTAAVLISLAVATGVTACGSGSGSSGTKGADSGTYTIWDPYPQFAKGSAWTNLLDKCGTEAGVKVKRTGFDTSDLTNKALLAAQQGNSPDILIVDNPVVSTLAEAGVLTTTDDNKLDTSKVDPNLLAAGQSGGKTYGTPIGANTLALYYNKKVLKEAGVDIASVKDWASLTAALEKVKKAGKKGITFSAIGTEEGSFQFLPWFWGAGAKLTQLDSAQGESALSLWKDWLKGGYAPNSVINNTQTTSWQEFATGDYAFAENGTWQLANAKKAGFEYGVLPIPGASGGSAAAPTGGEFVTLPVQDDTGRYTTSQKLATCLTSTQNLYDTDTTLSYVAPTSEVQDKQVAANAELKPWVDAVKAAKGRTSDDLGTKYPKISEQMWKAVQSALSGSKSPKDALTDAQSAVK is encoded by the coding sequence ATGAACAGCTTCGCCAGACGGCGCCGTCCGACCGCCGCAGTCCTGATCTCCCTGGCCGTCGCCACCGGCGTCACCGCCTGCGGCTCCGGCTCCGGCAGCAGCGGCACCAAGGGCGCCGACAGCGGCACGTACACGATCTGGGACCCCTACCCGCAGTTCGCCAAGGGTTCGGCCTGGACGAACCTGCTGGACAAGTGCGGCACCGAGGCGGGCGTGAAGGTCAAGCGGACCGGCTTCGACACCAGTGACCTGACGAACAAGGCCCTGCTGGCGGCCCAGCAGGGCAACTCCCCGGACATCCTCATCGTCGACAATCCGGTCGTCTCGACCCTGGCCGAGGCGGGCGTCCTCACCACGACCGACGACAACAAGCTGGACACCTCGAAGGTGGACCCCAACCTCCTCGCGGCCGGCCAGTCGGGCGGCAAGACCTACGGCACCCCGATCGGCGCCAACACCCTCGCCCTCTACTACAACAAGAAGGTCCTGAAGGAAGCCGGCGTGGACATCGCCTCGGTGAAGGACTGGGCGTCCCTGACGGCGGCGCTGGAGAAGGTGAAGAAGGCCGGCAAGAAGGGCATCACCTTCTCCGCGATCGGCACCGAGGAGGGCAGCTTCCAGTTCCTGCCGTGGTTCTGGGGCGCGGGCGCGAAGCTGACCCAACTCGACTCCGCCCAGGGCGAGTCGGCGCTCTCCCTGTGGAAGGACTGGCTCAAGGGCGGCTACGCCCCCAACTCGGTCATCAACAACACCCAGACGACCAGCTGGCAGGAGTTCGCGACCGGCGACTACGCCTTCGCCGAGAACGGCACCTGGCAGCTCGCCAACGCCAAGAAGGCCGGCTTCGAGTACGGCGTGCTCCCGATACCCGGCGCTTCCGGCGGCAGCGCCGCCGCCCCGACCGGCGGTGAGTTCGTCACCCTCCCGGTACAGGACGACACCGGCCGCTACACCACCTCCCAGAAGCTGGCGACCTGCCTGACCAGCACCCAGAACCTGTACGACACCGACACCACCCTGTCCTACGTGGCCCCCACCAGCGAGGTCCAGGACAAGCAGGTGGCCGCGAACGCGGAGCTGAAGCCCTGGGTCGACGCGGTCAAGGCCGCCAAGGGACGCACCAGCGACGACCTGGGCACCAAGTACCCCAAGATCTCCGAGCAGATGTGGAAGGCCGTCCAGTCCGCCCTCAGCGGCTCGAAGTCCCCGAAGGACGCGCTGACCGACGCCCAGTCCGCCGTCAAGTGA
- a CDS encoding carbohydrate ABC transporter permease codes for MSHTTQVPRPRTDSKGAAPEVRRRPVSPQWAAWAFLAPVTLYLVLFYAYPLYRNLDLSLRHYTVRSFVQGDAPFTGLANYRTVFDDPTFAPALLHTVVFTGVCLVFQYSIGLALAVFFNQHFRLSATLRALFLVPWLLPLIVSASTWSWMLNSDSGIVNAVLHAIGIGPVNWLTSPSWSLTSVIIANIWIGVPFNLVVLYSGLQSIPGSLYEAAALDGAGPWRRFWSITFPLLRPVSAITLLLGLVYTLKVFDIIWIMTKGGPADSSTTFATWSYQLGFGNLLPAFGPGAAVGNLLVVAALVFGLIYLKVQRKQALS; via the coding sequence ATGAGCCATACGACACAAGTGCCGCGCCCGCGGACCGACTCCAAGGGCGCGGCCCCCGAGGTGCGGCGCCGTCCCGTCTCCCCGCAGTGGGCCGCCTGGGCCTTCCTCGCCCCGGTGACCCTCTACCTCGTCCTGTTCTACGCCTACCCGCTGTACCGCAACCTCGACCTGAGCCTGCGCCACTACACCGTGCGCTCGTTCGTGCAGGGCGATGCGCCCTTCACCGGCCTGGCGAACTACCGCACGGTCTTCGACGACCCGACCTTCGCCCCGGCCCTGCTCCACACCGTGGTGTTCACCGGCGTGTGCCTGGTCTTCCAGTACAGCATCGGCCTGGCGCTGGCGGTCTTCTTCAACCAGCACTTCCGGCTCTCCGCCACCCTGAGGGCCCTGTTCCTGGTGCCGTGGCTGCTGCCGCTGATCGTGTCGGCCTCGACCTGGTCGTGGATGCTCAACAGCGACTCCGGCATCGTCAACGCCGTCCTGCACGCCATCGGGATCGGCCCGGTGAACTGGCTGACCTCGCCGTCCTGGTCGCTGACCTCGGTGATCATCGCGAACATCTGGATCGGCGTCCCCTTCAACCTGGTCGTCCTCTACAGCGGCCTGCAGTCCATCCCCGGCAGCCTGTACGAGGCGGCCGCCCTCGACGGCGCGGGCCCCTGGCGGCGCTTCTGGAGCATCACCTTCCCGCTGCTGCGCCCGGTCTCCGCCATCACCCTGCTGCTGGGCCTGGTCTACACCCTCAAGGTCTTCGACATCATCTGGATCATGACCAAGGGCGGCCCGGCCGACTCGTCCACCACCTTCGCCACCTGGTCCTACCAACTCGGCTTCGGCAACCTGCTGCCCGCCTTCGGACCCGGCGCCGCCGTCGGCAACCTCCTCGTCGTCGCCGCCCTGGTCTTCGGCCTGATCTACCTGAAGGTCCAGCGAAAGCAGGCGCTGTCATGA
- a CDS encoding RidA family protein has protein sequence MAITLLNPGGLPEIDVYRQVSIATGTKLVFVAGQVAWDADGRTIGEGDLAAQVEQCYLNIGTALAEAGGSFDDVAKLTVHVVDWTPDKMPLLLEGMSRAAARLGVTPVPPATLLGVAALDVPDHLVEIEATAVLD, from the coding sequence ATGGCCATCACCTTGCTGAATCCCGGCGGACTGCCGGAGATCGATGTCTACCGGCAGGTGTCGATCGCGACCGGTACGAAGCTGGTCTTCGTCGCCGGACAGGTCGCCTGGGACGCCGACGGCCGCACGATCGGTGAGGGCGACCTCGCCGCACAGGTCGAGCAGTGCTACCTCAACATCGGCACGGCCCTGGCCGAAGCCGGCGGTTCCTTCGACGACGTGGCGAAACTGACCGTCCACGTCGTCGACTGGACGCCCGACAAGATGCCCCTCCTTCTGGAGGGAATGTCCCGGGCGGCCGCGCGACTGGGAGTCACCCCGGTCCCGCCGGCCACGCTGCTGGGCGTCGCCGCCCTGGACGTCCCCGACCACCTGGTCGAGATCGAGGCCACCGCGGTCCTCGACTGA
- a CDS encoding LacI family DNA-binding transcriptional regulator, producing the protein MNIGEIARRAGVSRSTVSYALSGKRPVSEDTRRKIQQVVDELGYQPSASARALANGRTSTIGLVFPPAGNHYTGMQLDFIGSVVEAAAAYDYDVLLSPSGMDSDRSFQRLLGERRVDGAILMEIRLEDDRADHLAALGFPSVAIGRTAHPEDGWYVGLDHTALAAACVHHLADLGHRRVAFVNRPEQLLRTGYESAHRGLDGFTKAAAERGLTVRTYCCGDDAAAGQACVERILHDDPDTTALVTLNEAALGGLYRGLAHAGRHVPRDFSITGIVANRWAETVTPQLTAADVPAAEMGRLAVDLLVERLDHSDAPPRQHLLVPPISLRASTGPAGPPRADTTA; encoded by the coding sequence GTGAACATCGGTGAGATCGCCCGGCGGGCCGGTGTCTCGCGCAGCACCGTGTCCTACGCACTGAGCGGCAAGCGCCCGGTGTCGGAGGACACGCGCCGGAAGATCCAGCAGGTCGTCGACGAACTGGGCTACCAGCCCAGCGCCAGCGCCCGCGCCCTGGCCAACGGGCGGACCAGCACCATCGGCCTGGTCTTTCCGCCGGCCGGAAACCACTACACGGGGATGCAGCTGGACTTCATCGGCAGCGTGGTGGAAGCCGCCGCGGCCTACGACTACGACGTGCTGCTGTCGCCCAGCGGCATGGACAGTGACCGTTCCTTCCAGCGGCTGCTGGGGGAGCGCAGGGTCGACGGCGCGATCCTGATGGAGATCAGGCTGGAGGACGACCGGGCCGATCACCTGGCCGCGCTCGGCTTCCCCTCCGTCGCCATCGGCCGCACCGCCCACCCGGAGGACGGCTGGTACGTCGGCCTGGACCACACCGCGCTGGCGGCGGCCTGCGTCCATCACCTCGCGGACCTCGGCCACCGCCGAGTCGCCTTCGTCAACCGGCCCGAACAACTCCTGAGGACCGGGTACGAGTCCGCCCACCGCGGACTGGACGGCTTCACGAAGGCCGCGGCCGAACGCGGGCTGACGGTGCGGACGTACTGCTGCGGGGACGACGCCGCCGCGGGCCAGGCCTGCGTGGAACGGATCCTGCACGACGACCCGGACACCACGGCCCTGGTCACCCTGAACGAGGCCGCGCTGGGCGGCCTCTACCGGGGGCTCGCCCACGCGGGCCGCCATGTGCCGCGCGACTTCTCCATCACCGGGATCGTCGCCAACCGCTGGGCGGAGACGGTGACCCCGCAGCTCACCGCGGCGGACGTACCGGCGGCCGAGATGGGCCGGCTCGCCGTCGACCTGCTGGTGGAGCGGCTGGACCACTCCGACGCGCCGCCCCGGCAGCACCTGCTCGTCCCACCGATCTCGCTGCGGGCCAGCACCGGGCCCGCGGGGCCTCCGCGGGCCGACACGACGGCCTGA